The genomic segment AAAGGCGATCCCCCGCTGCCTTGCGGTAGACACTTATggataataaatattattgacTCTCTTAGATCTCTGGTAGGACTATACACCTTCTGGAGTAAATATTGATGGTATTTTTAGCAACACAGCTATGACATTCACGgcttaaaataaactaaaataactaAATTTATATAGTGAGTATTTATATAGGTTGTGATATTTGTGGGaattgtaattatcaaatttccgAAAATTAGAAAGCAATAGGGGAAACCAGGGAAATACCGCGCACGAGGGAATATCGCGCATCAGTATCTTGGCAACACGGCGTAAGTATTGCAACATTCAACACAGTGCGCCTTCTCGTATTTGCTAACCGACCACATGTTTGTAATATGACTGCATTCGTAGTATTGGTTTAGACAAGGTCACAGGTTGTTTGTTTTTCAAGACTTTGATGTAATTTTCGACTAATTTTTAACAAGCGGTAAGAGCTTTTGctattaattttcaataaaactatTCAGTGATTActttgctttatatatatatacataatttcaCCTACAAATATAATGCATTTTATTTAGTCCTTAACGAACAGTGATAAGTTAAGTTAGGTTACTCACTCGGAAATGGAACAATCCCCTTCAGTTGTGTCTCCATCTAAAGCGAGAAAGAGGAAAGGTAATCCTACTTCTACTAAGAGAGCAGTTGCAAAAAAATTAAGGTAagtaatttttctttcttttggcCATTTTTTTCTCTACTCATATGTGATACGACTTAGGCACTTAAAGTGTAATTAAAAAACTTGACCCTATAGTtcgtttattttacacaaaaaacaaCCATTTTGTACGTTATAACTAATACTTCTTGTATATTTTAacactttaatttaacattttggtaCAAGAAAAAATCTACCATCACAGTATTTAGTACTGACTGTCTACCGTTTATTCCgtcaaaaaaatatagaaaattatatACACAATTGAGTGTTAAATACAAAACATTATGACTGTTAAACTATAGGTAATAATCTAGAATAAAATTGAAGAATGATAAACTAAAATCtgtttttgtttctaaatattcGGCACCACATGGTCTCATTATAATGCCAGACTGCAATCACGCTAAGAAAAAGATATACAAATGTAATGAATTGACCTACGAGAATGTCACAGCATTTCGAGATGCTTTTTTTGCAACTGAAAAGAAAAGTGATCAAGATAGctttattatgaaacacacagtAGTAATTCCACGCAGTAGTCGCCAAAAAAGATCAGCtggaaacagaaaagaaaaaaaattcacAGGAAGATTTTTCGTAAGGAAATTGGGTGAAGGTGAAGATGTTCAAGTATGTGAACGGGCTTTTCGACTTATTCTAGGGATTGGTAACTCTAGAATACAGACTATCCTCCACAATTATGCAATCTATGGTAATGTTGCTCAGGAAAGAAGAGGTGGTGACCGCATTTCTAACAAATTCAATGAGAGACAACAAGGTGTTATAAAATGCATCAGTTCTTTAAAGTGTTTAGAATCGCATTATTGTCGTAGCAATACTCGTCGAAGTTACCTTTCCTCTGATTTGAGTATAAAAAAGTTAGCAAATATGTACAACGCTCAAGCCAACGAGAACTTGAAAGTGAAAAATTCGTACTTTCGCCAGATTTTTGTGCATAAGTTTAATTTGGGCTTTGGTTCACCTAGGGTCGATGTATGCTCGACGTGCCTGgaactttcagaaaaaataaagcaaacaacCGATCCTCGGCAAACCGCATCTTTAAAAGCTACCCAAGCTATTTACAAAAAAAGGGCTAAAGCTTTTTTGCATTACTAAAAGTACAAGAAAATGAAACTCTTACGCTCTCATTCGATTGCCAGAAAAATTTGCCCAGTCCCAAAATTCCAGATCAGGAGACTTACTATCGACGTCAACTTTACCTCTTCAATTTTTCTATTGTTGTTGGTAGTTCTCAGTGCAAAATGTCTCCAAATAATTGCTTTAGCTACGTATGGACAGAAGGAACTTATCCAAAAGGTTCAAATGAGGTAGCGTCATGTGTATTTCATTGTCTGCAAAACTTAGATACATCACAAATTAAGAAGATAAAACTTTTTGCAGATGGCTGTGgcggccaaaacaaaaataaaactatgATTGCTATGCTACACAGATGGCTTCTATTCGCTCCTAAGAACGTTGAAGAGAGAGAATTGATATTTCCAGTACGAGGCCATTCTTTTATACCACCAGACCGTTTATTCGGTCTTTGCGAAAAAGAGTTCAACAAAAAAGAAATTATCGAGACTCCAGATGGctatgttaaaataattgaaaagtATGCTACAATAAGACGACTAGGTATTGACGTAGATATTTTTGATTGGAAGCAAGAGGCAGTAGATCATTTTAAACCTATTTCTCAATGGCACTTTAAATTTCAGCCTTCAAAAAAGTTCCAATTCAAGCGAGCAGCAAAATCCCAGCACATGATTCTCATCCAAGCACAACAGTTTTATTACCACTCCATTGGTAATTTCAAATCCATTATGAAAGGGAAAGAAAATGTTTTAAGCATTAATCCTTCAAAAATTGCTAAGGACAATAcattagtaaacaagaaaaaattatatGATGTCAAAAGGCTTCTTGAATTGCATTTTGGGTCTGATTGGCAATCTAATCCATGCTTAAAGTTTTACGTCAATTTTTTTGCTTCTTGTGAAGGACGTAGTGAAGTTGGTGCAGAAGTGGAAGAAGATTTATGTGGCATAACTGAAGAAGCACCAGAATTATGTGCACCGTTTTTTGCCCTTTTCTCAAAAGTGACGTCTTTGGACTTAACGCGTTTTGCTTCTAAGCGCCTCAAATGTACGAGAGTACATCGTATCTTCACTTCCCCATCTCAGTGTTACCGGTCCGATATAGTATGTAAAAGTATTTTCTTGAAACGCATTTTATAAATCCAACAAAAATTTCAACAATTgtgttaacttttattttaataataaaaaagtaatacaaactAGATAAAGTACTTACTgctaatataaatatttatttacacaaACAATTGCTTAATTACACAAAAATAATCCTTCGATTACGTATGtaaatatatacattatttagataaagaaataatacttaaatttcaaaaaaaaaatctggATTGTCTTTAAATCAATAACAGATAAATGACTTTTCACAACAAATGTCATGGAAATGAATAGATTTTAATCTATAAATCAAGACTtaagagaagtataaaaaaaaacgagAGGTTTCTAAATAATAAACATGAATTAACATATTTATGGCATATTTCGAAATACGAATTTCAATGAACTTTAGAATTAGTAAAACTCAATAAAAATCCGGAGCATAATATATGGACAATTAGCTTACTTATTATATGGAATGTGATAGAGTTGGAACTCTAGAAAAAAAGAAATTCCCGAGTGTTGCCCTTGACAATTTGGAGGAGTTATGGCCTCTAATCCTAAATGGTACAAATCTAAATCTAATGAATGAAGTAAAGAAAACCAGGCATGCTATATTGGATTTATTAATGGTGGTAAAACTAACAATTATACATAAAATCAGTGAATGGCCAAAGACTTGCTCGCTTTGGAAAGATAGGGGCTCCACGGGGTACATTACCAGTAGCTTGGGAGGAACTACTGCTATGGATTGCTTAAAACTTAATGGACAGAATATATTGAGAAGAGAAGGTATAAAGGAAAAATTTTTAATGCGATAAAACGAAGAAAACTGACATACTTGTTGGACCACTTATTGAGGTGTTCACGATATTCCATACCAAAGCTTATAATGATACCATAGTGAAAAACGCTGGACGATAACAATAATCTAAGCAGCGAAATATCCtagaataatatataattttcaacATAGCCATTACATATCGACAGGCATAAAGAAATAACCCCTCATTGTTAAATAAACGAAGGATATATATCTAGAAGAAAAATGACCTAATTCTTTAGGAGGAAGAAACTTAATATGCTGAGTTTTTGGTTGCTGGAAGGACTTCTCAAAAAATACTAAGAAATACTTAgtagaattttattttatcagacaCTTTGTAACATAAATTAATATAATGTGGCAAAAACTGGAAACATTTACGAAATATACTATAAGGGAATATGGCAAAGTTtgttaaaaaaggcaaaaaattaTTACTACTTATGTTAATGTTTGatatgtatattatatttgtCTGACTTTACTACTTTCCAATGcctaattttataatatttttgttgttatcTTTCGAAGATGCTTTTAAATTCATTTGTATTTCCTCCAAACTCTTGCCTTTAGTCTCAGGAATAATATACAAGGAGATTATAGCTGATCCAATACTACAGAACGCAAAAAAGGCGAAGGGAGCAAAAGTTCCCAAAGCACTATttaaaatattgaacaacaagtTTGCAAAAGATACTCCTCCTCCCAAAGCAACCATCATCATAATCATAGCCTTTGACTTTATACTAACTGAGAACAATTCTCCCATCATTAGAGTTGGTATGATTGCTAAGCCGTAAGACCATCCTATTTGGAATGTAATGAGGCAGGTTAATGGCAACCAAGACACAGAGTCTAGATCTGCGTTAGGGACAAATTGATCGAAATAGAAATAAGAAGCCAATGTGCATAGGACTATGCTGCAAAGGACTAATGAGGATGCATACAAGACTTTCCTGCGAAACCTGTCAACTATGAAAGTGATTACGAAAATGTTAAAAACTACACAAAGACCTGTAAAAATAATGGAAGCGATTTCCGGGCTTACATTGCCTCCAGCTTTCTTTATAATATATTGATTGTATTGAGTTAATATCGCTGATCCACTAAATGTCTGGGTTATTCTTAAAAATAGAGCAATTGTAAGAGCCTTTCTGTTGCTTTTAATACAAAACAAATCTTTCCAATTTCCAGTCTCTGACATCTGTCTGTCAACATCCTTTTTGAGCATTAAAAAATCCTTATCAACGTTTGTTTTTCTGGTCAAAAACCTCAGCGACTTTTTAGCAGACTCTTCATCTCCATTCATAATAAAGAAAAAAGGTGACTCTGGCATGAAATAAAAAACTACAGAAAACAAAACTGAAACAGAAGTAAATATACAAGAAGCTGTTAATATATCACAGTAACTTCCAGCAACATTGATTAAGAACTGTCCGGCAAAAATTACTGAAGTGAGACTATTGCCCCATACTCCCCTAACCTGCGGTGACGCCACTTCTCCGATATAAGCCGGCAGGGCTGACCAAACTATCGCACTCGCCAGACCAGCAAAGACCCTGGCGATGTAGAACACATAGATACTTCTTGCGAATCCACAAATCAACAGCGACAATACTTGAGGTACGCCTATCAGTAGCATAGTCTTTTTTCTTCCTATTATATTAGTCAATTTTGAAAAGAAGTAGCCGGTGAGTACCATAGTCAAGGGCTGCACAATTGTCATATTATTTGCCTCACTCTCAGAAATATCGTAGTGTTCTTTGTCGTTTACTAGTTTTACTAGGAAAGGTGATGTCCAGGCATACAATACTCCATCGTTGAAGGCACCCAAAcaggctaaaaataaaaaaaaaatacaaatattaacatatgtatattaaaattttttaacgaaaatcttattgaaaagaAGAGCTATATTTATCTATTTAATAAATGAAcgcaaattatatatatatatatatatatattaaacttagagctaagattaatattattataaaaattaatattaaactcaccagtcttccgggttgaaccgcgtcgatatccattttgccgagctttcgacatcctctctgatgtcttcatgtcgaggatgtcgaaagctcggcaaaatggatatcgacgcggttcaacccggaagactggtgagtttaatattaatttttataataatattaatcttagctctaagtttaattgtactaaccgcggaaatctttccgaacattatatatatatatatatatatatatatatatatatatatatatatatatatatatatatataacgagcaatggccgaaattggacaatcctagcattgtattaaaaatattgtcCACTTCTAACAGTGTACCCCTTTACTGCACAATCTCCGAAATATAAATAATCGccggactttgtataaaagaattcgTTCGAATTTCAATTTAGGAGAATATGACAGATATCGATTTATATCGATGTTTACGATTATTTCCCATTTGTTATtaacaacaaacaccaattgagGTTATAAACCATTATTAATCAGCGTTTTTGACTTCTGGATTCGTaggattaaaatattttaaattttcatacatATCTCTTGAAAATCTGAAATGGTCCCTATacctatctcttgaagctttgaaatgtttcactaacattatatctctattgtagaacaatttcttcttattttttaaatattattttgatacagCATTTTATTACATTGTCCATTGGAAAAAGAatgaatttatatataaatagaaaatataaaaatatcaaataaaagcAAATAATTAACATGTTCGATTTTTGGTTTGGTGTggcgcttgtcaataataatcgattcgaatcgatgaccgtttcgataatcatttttaattttgatcattCAGAGATTGTATAGTTTGGAAGATTGTAGATTTGGACAATAATATCCGTAGAATGCTAGAATTttccaatttcgggctttgctcgtaacatataggTACATACTAATGATcgagaaaaattaaaaatgcgTTTACCGTATATAAATTTTACCATTATAAATCCAACCACATATAAAACAAAAAGTCATTCAATGAATCGGTATAAAGTGAAGTCAAAGAAGacagaaataaaagaaacaaaatataaGTAGCGAGGTATCTTAGAACATGAGAATCTCAAAAAATTTGTGTTACTACGCAAcgttcaaatattttaaaatcttatattaaatgtattagcAACTTAACTGTACTTTTTAATGGAAGATTAAAAAAGTACAGTTAAGTTCCTAACATATTTAATataagattttaaaatattttaacgtATGAAATGATGTCTACAAAAACTACAATAAGTAGACACCATTTGATTGAATTTTATCTATGAGAAAAAGATCAAATAAATAAAACGATCATTAGAAATCATAAAAAGTAAGAAGACATATAAGAAACATGAACCAGAAATTGTAAAAGAAAGTTCAAACTTGACTGAGAATTTGGCTtctacagtgtgacccatttagattggaaacacctctataaaatttgaagttgttaaccgattttaaccaaattttttttaatgtcatgttatAAAAGGTCTATTATgaaacaaaatatgaaatatttagttaaattttcagtgcagtctacgatactttttcttcgtcgaaaatggagaatttgtattagcgatttttttattaaaaaaatttctacgccactggatttagaatGGCtttaaatagctatgacaaaactttcattaaaatatatatttattaataacgaagctATGacaactttaaatttttaaaagttttaaagtcTCAGTTTCCttgcagattttcaaatttttgagtttaattgtttattgttttttctgtgtaacattcttgagttgtaataaatttgaattttaaattttgattattattaaatactcaattgggaacatcttaaacttttttaaacgccAGTTTTTGGAAAAAATCTGAGTGTCTGGTTAATTTTGCACCCAAGTGTAAGTAGGTATAGCACGTCAGAACCAAACGAATATATGTTTGACAAATAAGTTAAAGAATACTTAAACAAACAATAGATCATAACAAGTTAGATGTTTCTTACCTGCCAAAATTGCTACAATCTGCGGCCAAACACAACCCACTTCGGACTCGGTCTCATTGTTCTTTGGTTTTTCACAAGTCTTCACTATGCCCTTCGTCATGTTGCTGCTTGACTACCACCTTTTGCCATTCGGTATTTTACTTCGTAGCAATGGTCTGCAGTACAATAGCTTTCCATTCTGTGGCGACAGAAAACATCAGGTTTGTTTTTATACTAGACTAGTATTAGATATTTACTCATGGATCATTAAATTAAATAGTTGCTAAGCATTAGAGATATTCCGCAATTTATTTAGACTTCTGTATTCTTATGTACTAATTTgtcaaaaatatgtaaatattgaaGGAGAAAATAAGTTGAATACTATCTACGTAAACCGTTTATATAAGGCGTGATAATTGTAAATATTTCataataagtatatatttttacgAATTCATTTTATGAGTTTAAGTCACTAAAATAATCATATTAAGTATTGACTCCTATTAAGTATTTACTACTAAGAAAATGAACCTACTCAAAAATATCATATTTAagtattattataatttgtttggGCTTTATGTGTAGCTGCATCAGATCATCAGATGGTAATGTGACATAGCTCGAAAATAGCTTTATGcccaaataaatataaaagttagAGAAGGTCAAGTATCAGCGTAGGAACTGTCGATTCCATAAGCCGTAGTCACAAAACTCTCATTTAATTAGGGGACTGTTTCCAGATAAACATAAGGAGTGACATTAAAATTTATCATTATAACTTTTAACgcaatttaatgaatttttataataatttgttgCCGAGTTTTGCGGATACTTTACTGTACGCTCGTATTTATCTCATTTCAATTTTAGGAATAGTCAGTATTTACTTATTGATTTTGAATCATCATTCCTTTTGTCTTCTTCCCTATGTAGTGTCAGcttttctaattacatttctttataaatttctaTCTTGGATCAGTCCAATTTCAATCCTTTAACGGTATGTGCTACCTAGACGTCTTCCCCCAGGTCATGTTTGGTCTTCCTTTCGCTTCTCCCAGGACCTTTGAAATCAGCACTTATTTGCATTGGGTGATTAACATCTTGACTTTGAACATACCCGAACCTGGTCTGGAACTAGGGCGTGACAGGAGGCACGTGCTCCAAGCACCTAACACGATTCAAGTCATGTCCTAAGTATTTATGTGAtatagtctgcacaatatcctttccatcaacagcaatatttcgattaagcaccagattagtcatcaTTTGCGTCTTATTCATATTAATCATTACTCCGACCTCCAAGGAaccgtgatataatttttcaaatattattattgcatcattcatacgatcggctataaggacgatgtcgtctgcaaatcttaaatTAGCTTCTCCTAGCTTctttccatttatgttgataccatgctcgttcagatgtgccttcttagaagtatgttctaaaagcgtcgtaaatagctttggagagactgtgtctccttgcTGTACTCCTCGCTGTTTACAGAATTTATtggtttcttgttcagatagtcttacgctagctgtggcattttggtggatatatttgattatgttagtgtagcgatggtcttttcgttattttgtcaatgcttttaacattttctgatggcttatgttatagaatgccttctcgtagtcgacaaatatcagtgccaatggtttgttgtattctgcagacttctctatcaggttctttatcactagtaagtggtcgttagtgctgtctACCGATCTAAATCTAGCTTGTtttctaggctgatagaagtctaatttagcgtctattctccgttcataaattgttgagagcaagaaatgtgcctcaaactcataaaacggtcgtaaaccataggcgttcctgaggtgtttattcattaaataataatataatattttttaatactgttatatatatatatatatatatatatatatatatatatatatatatatataatattaataatattttaatactttaagaatttaaccattaacaattttgtaaataagaataccttatctctttggatatttcaatactaatcttcgcgtttaatcactttactagaaaacctggaattcatatccgaaggtactattcgttgcaagataattaggatggaattccccagatttttaataatataatgggtatgctttgtccacgtgcctcgtttgttcagtttatattcgaaaattaacttaaaagggtgaagttattacgaacgaaaacaatttttttgtttagtacgtttttgattgcatgtaatttacggctcgtcggtgtgtccgcgtctacggcagtaattagcgtctcgaatatttcttttgcgaattatatgcagtgcgtgagtgattttttattccatatacctacgaacatatacgtacctttcgctcgtgctcgttttgttggattgtttgtgatggcttcatcatcaacatcatcaagttttacattggtactgttgcgtacagtcagtaagtctgtctattcaccaagagagaagactattgtcctgaatgttcacgatgctctggtttctcagaatcccacaaacactgttcgcaacatagtcgaaagttgtgccaacatgactggcgtaggagagtcaactatatataggttcctatcagaaagaaaaaaacacggtataactaacccaaacacaaacgaacacttaaagagagggaaaaagcctattgaaattgataaatttgccaaaaatggtattcgaaggaaaattcatggattttttttcaaaaaaagaaataccaaacctaaacaaaattttacaagaagttagagactacccggatttgcctcatatcggacgaactaaattgtggcaagttttaaaagaattaaatttccggtggaagaaatcagaccgaaaatcacttttgattgaccgggaggagataatatgttggagaagaaattatctaagatccatacgaaaattccgggctgaaggaaggcccatcttctaccaggatgaaacgtgggtaaactcaggtcatactctaaaaaaaatttggtcagataaaaatatattaagctccaggcaagcctttatggaaggttggtctactggtatctccccaccttccggtaaaggcagtagattaataatttct from the Diabrotica undecimpunctata isolate CICGRU chromosome 1, icDiaUnde3, whole genome shotgun sequence genome contains:
- the LOC140444986 gene encoding facilitated trehalose transporter Tret1-like; the protein is MTKGIVKTCEKPKNNETESEVGCVWPQIVAILAACLGAFNDGVLYAWTSPFLVKLVNDKEHYDISESEANNMTIVQPLTMVLTGYFFSKLTNIIGRKKTMLLIGVPQVLSLLICGFARSIYVFYIARVFAGLASAIVWSALPAYIGEVASPQVRGVWGNSLTSVIFAGQFLINVAGSYCDILTASCIFTSVSVLFSVVFYFMPESPFFFIMNGDEESAKKSLRFLTRKTNVDKDFLMLKKDVDRQMSETGNWKDLFCIKSNRKALTIALFLRITQTFSGSAILTQYNQYIIKKAGGNVSPEIASIIFTGLCVVFNIFVITFIVDRFRRKVLYASSLVLCSIVLCTLASYFYFDQFVPNADLDSVSWLPLTCLITFQIGWSYGLAIIPTLMMGELFSVSIKSKAMIMMMVALGGGVSFANLLFNILNSALGTFAPFAFFAFCSIGSAIISLYIIPETKGKSLEEIQMNLKASSKDNNKNIIKLGIGK